From the Sphingomonas phyllosphaerae 5.2 genome, one window contains:
- the rpsJ gene encoding 30S ribosomal protein S10: MDSNIRIRLKAFDHRVLDQATGDIAETARRTGALIRGPIPLPTRIEKFTVNRGPHIDKKSREQFEVRTYKRMLDIVQPTPQTVDALMKLDLAAGVDVEIKLA; encoded by the coding sequence ATGGACAGCAACATCCGCATCCGCCTGAAGGCGTTCGATCATCGCGTGCTCGATCAGGCGACTGGCGACATCGCCGAGACTGCGCGTCGTACTGGCGCGCTCATCCGTGGTCCCATTCCGCTCCCGACCCGCATCGAGAAGTTCACGGTCAACCGTGGGCCGCACATCGATAAGAAGTCGCGCGAGCAGTTCGAGGTTCGCACCTACAAGCGGATGCTCGACATCGTCCAGCCGACCCCGCAGACCGTCGACGCGCTGATGAAGCTCGACCTCGCGGCCGGTGTTGACGTCGAGATCAAGCTGGCGTAA
- the tuf gene encoding elongation factor Tu: MAKAKFERNKPHLNIGTIGHVDHGKTSLTAAITKVLAENVAGNAAVDFANIDKAPEERERGITISTAHVEYETANRHYAHVDCPGHADYVKNMITGAAQMDGAILVVSATDGPMPQTREHILLARQVGVPAMVVFMNKVDLVDDEEILELVELEVRELLSSYEFPGDDIPIIKGSATCALSGSNQKLGPDAVMELMKAVDEYIPQPERPLDKPFMMPIEDVFSISGRGTVVTGRVETGIVKVGEEVEIVGIHPTVRKTTVTGVEMFRKLLDQGQAGDNVGALIRGVARDEVERGQVLCKPGSIKPHTDFSSEVYVLSKDEGGRHTPFFANYRPQFYFRTTDVTGTVELPEGTEMVMPGDNVALGIKLIAPIAMDVGQRFTIREGGRTVGAGVVSGITK; this comes from the coding sequence ATGGCTAAGGCTAAGTTTGAGCGGAACAAGCCGCACCTGAACATCGGCACCATCGGTCACGTCGACCATGGCAAGACCTCGCTGACCGCGGCGATCACGAAGGTGCTGGCGGAGAACGTCGCAGGCAACGCGGCGGTCGATTTCGCGAACATCGACAAGGCTCCGGAAGAGCGTGAGCGCGGCATCACGATTTCGACCGCACACGTCGAGTACGAGACGGCGAACCGCCACTATGCGCACGTCGACTGCCCGGGTCACGCCGACTACGTGAAGAACATGATCACCGGCGCGGCGCAGATGGACGGCGCCATTCTGGTCGTGTCGGCCACCGACGGCCCGATGCCGCAGACCCGCGAGCACATCCTGCTCGCGCGCCAGGTCGGCGTGCCGGCGATGGTCGTGTTCATGAACAAGGTCGATCTGGTCGACGACGAGGAAATTCTCGAGCTGGTCGAGCTGGAAGTCCGCGAACTGCTGAGCTCGTACGAGTTCCCGGGCGACGACATTCCGATCATCAAGGGCTCGGCGACCTGCGCGCTGTCGGGTTCGAACCAGAAGCTCGGGCCGGATGCGGTCATGGAGCTGATGAAGGCGGTCGACGAGTACATCCCGCAGCCGGAGCGTCCGCTGGACAAGCCGTTCATGATGCCGATCGAGGACGTGTTCTCGATCTCGGGTCGTGGTACGGTCGTGACCGGCCGCGTCGAGACCGGCATCGTCAAGGTCGGTGAGGAAGTCGAGATCGTCGGTATCCACCCGACCGTCCGCAAGACCACCGTCACGGGCGTCGAGATGTTCCGCAAGCTGCTCGACCAGGGCCAGGCCGGCGACAACGTCGGTGCGCTGATCCGCGGCGTGGCACGTGACGAGGTCGAGCGTGGCCAGGTGCTGTGCAAGCCGGGCTCGATCAAGCCGCACACCGACTTCTCGTCGGAAGTGTACGTGCTGTCGAAGGACGAGGGTGGCCGTCACACGCCGTTCTTCGCCAACTATCGTCCGCAGTTCTACTTCCGCACCACGGACGTGACCGGCACCGTCGAGCTGCCCGAGGGCACCGAGATGGTGATGCCGGGCGACAACGTCGCGCTGGGCATCAAGCTGATCGCCCCGATCGCGATGGATGTAGGCCAGCGCTTCACCATCCGTGAGGGTGGCCGGACCGTCGGCGCGGGTGTCGTGAGCGGCATCACCAAGTAA